The sequence below is a genomic window from Deinococcus terrestris.
TTCGTCCGCTGTTCCTCTTGCTCCTCTCCGAAAGGAAGTGCCCCTGCATGTCCCCAGCCTCCCCAGCCCAACCCTTGCAAGACCGCGATGTGGTCATCGTCTCTGCCGTCCGCACGCCCATCGGGGCGATTCGCGGCTCGCTCTCTACCGTTCGCCCTGACGACCTCGCCGCGCAGGTGATTCGGGAGGCCGTGGCGCGGGCGGGCGTGTCTCCCGACCTGATCGAGGAGGTCATCCTGGGCTGCGCGAACCAGGCGGGCGAGGACAACCGCAACGTGGCGCGAATGGCCGCGCTGCTCGCCGGATTGCCAGACACGGTGGCGGGACTGACCGTCAACCGGCTGTGCGCCTCGGGCCTGTCCGCGATCAATACGGCGGCCCGCGCCATCCGCAACGGGGACGGCGACGTGTACGTGGCAGGCGGGGTGGAGAGCATGACCCGCGCCCCGCTCGTGATGGGAAAGGGCGCCCAACCCTTCGCCAACGGCAACGTGACCGCCTACGACACCACGCTGGGCTGGCGCTTTCCGAATCCCGCGATGGAGGCCCTGTTCCCGCTGGAGGCGATGGGGGAAACGGCCGAGAACATCGTGGAGCGCAGTCGCGCCGGGGGGGTCGCGGGCGGTGAGATCACCCGCGAGGAGCAGGACGCCTTCGCGCTGGAGTCGCAGCGGCGGGCGGTCGCGGCCCTGAACGCGGGCACCTTCCGGGGGGAGATCGTGCCGGTCGAGGTCAAGGGGCGAAAAGGCGTGACCGTATTCGACACCGACGAACATCCCCGCTACAAGCGCGAGGGCGACACCTTCTCCCTCGCCACCGACGAGGCGACGCTGGCGGGGCTGAAGCCCGCCTTCCGCAAGGGCGGCAGCGTGACGGCCGGGAACGCGTCGGGCCTGAACGACGGCGCGGCGGCCCTCGTCCTGATGAGTGCGGGGAGGGCCCATGAACTGGGGATTCAACCGCTCGCCCGCTGGGTGGGCGCGGCGTCGGCGGGAGTGGACCCCCGCGTGATGGGCCTCGGCCCGGTGCCCGCCACCCGCAAGCTGATGAAGCGGCTGGGGATGGAATTGGCCGACGTGGACCTCGTGGAACTCAACGAGGCGTTCGCGGCGCAGGCTTTGGGCTGCATCCGTGAGCTGGGGTTGGACTCCGAGCGAGTCAACGTCAATGGCGGCGCCATCGCCCTGGGCCACCCCCTGGGCATGAGTGGGGCGCGGCTGGTGACCACCCTGACGCACGAGCTTCGGCGGCGCGGCGGTCGCCTCGGGCTGGCGACCCTCTGCGTGGGCGTGGGCCAAGGCGAGGCGGCCCTGATTGAGCGGGTGGAGGCGTGAAAACGGTCCCGGTCCTCTCCCTGGAGGAAGCCGCCCGCCTCGTCAACCCCGGCCAGACCCTCCTCGTCGGCGGCTTCGGCATGACGGGCAACCCGGTCCACCTGATGCACGCGCTGGCGGAAACAGGCACGGGCGAACTCACCTACGTCGCCAACAACGTGTCCGAACCCGGCCTCAGCGGGGGGCGGCTGCTGCGGAATGGGCAGATCAGGAAGGCCGTCGGTTCCTACTTCACCTCCAACCCGGAAGCGGTCAAGGCATATCAGGCGGGTGAGCTGGAGGTCGAACTGCTCCCCCAGGGCACCCTCGCCGAAGCGCTGCGGGCGGGCGGGGCCGGAATCGGTGGCTTCTACACGCCGACGGCGGCGGGAACAGTCATAGCAGAGGGGGCCGACGTGCGCGTGCTGAACGGACGCGAGATGGTCTTCGTTCCGGCCCTGCGCGGTGACGTGGCGTTGCTGCGGGCGTGGCGGGCGGACCGGGCGGGAAACCTCCAGTACCGCCTAACCGAGCAGAACTTCAACCCGCTGATGGCGACCGCCGCCGACCTCGTGATCGTGGAGGTCGAGGAGATCGTGGATGTTGGCGAAATCGCGCCCGAACACGTCCACACGCCGGGGCTGTACGTGGATTACCTCGTGCAGGCCAGCCTGACTCCCGACGACCTGGGCAGCAGCGCCGACGTGAAGGGCGGCGCGAAGAAGGTGGACGAGTCGCGGTTGCATATGGCCCGCCGTGCCCTGCAAGAACTGCGCCCCGGCGACGTGGTGAACCTCGGCATCGGGATTCCCACGCTGGTGGCCGACCTGATCACCCCGGAGCATGGGGTCATCCTCCACACCGAGAACGGCATGCTGGGCGTCGGCCCGGCCCCCGAGGGCGGCGGCGCGATGGAGTACCCCGTCAACGCGGGCAAGATTCCGGTGACGGCGCTGCCCGGCGCGAGCTACTTCGACTCGGCCGCCTCCTTCGGCATGATCCGGGGCGGGCACGTGGATGTGGCGGTGATGGGCGGCCTCCAGGTGGACGAGGCCGGGAACCTGGCGAACTGGGCGGTGCCCGGCAAGCCGCTGCTGGGCGTGGGCGGCGCGATGGACCTCGCCAGCGGCGCCCGCCGGTTGATCGTCACCATGACCCATACCGAGCCGGGCGGCGCTCCCAAACTGGTGCCCGAATGCACCCTGCCGCTGACCGCACGGGGCCGGGTGGACATGGTAATCACCGACAAGGCGGTCTTTGAGTTCGTGGACCGCCAGCTCACCCTGACCGGGTTGATGCCGGGGGCCACGCTGGAGGAGGTCCGGGCGACGACGGCGGCGCGGTTCGTGGAGCGGGTGGGCGAGCTGACGCCCTAAACCGTCGTGTCATAGGAGCCGTCTGGGGCGTTTCCCTGGACGGCTTCTGGCTACCTGCCCGCTCCCAACTGCCCCGCCAGCCACTCGGCCCCCTCGTCCACTGCCCCCGACGGCACCGCGTGGCCGCCGTCCCACCAGCGCAGGTCCTTTGGGCCGGAGACAGCGGCATACAGCCGCTCGGCCTGTTCAGGCCGGATCACCGGGTCGTGCCGCCCGTTCAGCATCAGCAGGGGGCGAGGTCCCAGCTTGCGGGCCGCCCGCAGGGGGTCGGCCACCGTCCGCGCCACCGCCGTGAGGGGGGTGCCGCCGGGCAGGTCGCCGCCCGCCGCGAGGACCACCGCCGCGACCTCCGGGCGTCCGGCGGCCAGCACGACCGACAGGAACGAGCCCAACGAGTACCCGACCACACCCACCCGACCGGCCTCGCCCCGCAGGAAGTCCACGCCCGCTCCCGCCTCCCGCAAGGCGAGCCGCCACAGCCGCGCGAGTTCCAGCGGGTTGCGCAGCGCCTGAAGCTCCAGCGGATTCCCGCGTGTGCCGTGCAGGGGGAGGTCGGGGGAGAGGGACGCCACTCCCCGGCGCAGCAGCGCCCGGCCCACCGCATCTGCCATCACGTCTCCGCGCGATGAAAAGCCGTGCAGCAGGAGGGCGGCGGGCTGGCCGGGGGCGGGTGCGCCGGGCCGCAGCCAGACGGCGGGCACCCTCTCGCCCCCGGCAGGGAAGGTCAGGCGGGTACGGGTGCCATCGGGAATGGACGTGGCGGCGCTCACCCGCCGAGGCTAAGGCCCCGGTCGCCGCGTGTCCGTGACCCCATTGCCCGAGTGGGTGGGCGGCGCGAGCACGTCCCCGGCGCTGACGCCCGGCGCAAGTGCCCCGTGCAGGATCAGGCTGAAGCGGTCCTGCCAGTCGCGCAGCACCTCGCGCTGGTCGCGGTGCCCGCCGTGCAGCAGCGCGAGCAGGCAGGCGTCCACCAGCAGGGCTCCCGCCATCCGGGTGTCCACCCCGTCACGCAGCACGCCCCGGTCGCGCATGGCGATCAGGACGGGTTCGACGAGGGCCACCAGCGTGACCGCCGTGGTCATCGCGTCCCGGTCGGCCTCCGCCTGGCCGTTCGCGGGCGGCCGCGCCCCCAGCACCGCCTGCCCCACCGCCCCGACGAGGTGGCGGTAGCGCACTCCCAGGTCGGCCATCCGGGCCGTGACCTGCGCCCACACCTGCTGCGGATTGGCCCCGGCCCGCAGGCGGGCGACCGCGTCGTCGCGGCTGGCCTGCACCGCCTTCTCGAAGTGGGCGAGCAGCATATGTACCTTGGAGGGGAAATAGCGGTAGAGGTTGGTGCGGCTGACATACGCGGCGCGGGCGATGTCCTGGGCGCTGACCTCGTCCAGCCCGCCCCGCGCGAACAGCTCGAACGCCACCCGCGCGATCCGCTCGCGCCGGGCTTCGTCCTGCTCGTGGCGGTCGACTTTCACGTCCCCCAGGGTAGCGTGCCCAACCTGACGGCGCCGTGTCGGGGCGTACCGCCACGCTGAGGGGGTCTTCATCTGGCTGGGGTCACCCGGCCCCCATTCCGCGCGGGCCGATGCACTATCCTGCCGGGCGTGCAGGTCCCCCCCGACAGCGGCCACGACGCCCTCAGTCCGGACGAACAGCGTCCGGTGTCTGTGCCCCGGCTTGCCCCCGACACGGACGACCACGGCATGTCCGAATTGCGGACCTTGATCGCCGACCGCCCCGAGGCCGAGCGGGAGGCGGTCGAGCGGGCCTACGTCTTCGCGCGGGACGCCCACGCCGGGGTTTCCCGCAAAAGCGGCGAGCCGTACATCACCCATCCGGTCGCGGTCGCGGTCATCCTGGCGCGGCTGGGCATGGACACCGAATCCCTGATGGCCGGACTGCTGCACGACACCGTCGAGGATGTGGACGGCGTGACCTTCGAGATCATTGAGCGCGAGTTCGGGGAAGGGGTGCGCCGCATCGTGGAGGGAGAGACGAAAGTCTCCAAGCTCTCCAAGCAAGGCAGCCAGCAGGCCGAGGTGCGCGACACCGGCCGCGACATGCAGGCCGAGAACCTGCGCCAGATGCTCGTCGCCATGACCGGGGACATCCGCATCATCGTGGTGAAGCTGGCCGACCGCCTCCACAACATGCGGACCCTCGGCTCGATGAAGCCCGAAAAGCAGGTCCGGATCGCCCGCGAGACGATGGAGATTTTTGCCCCCCTCGCGCACCGCCTCGGCATCGGGCAGATCAAGTGGGAACTCGAAGACCTCGCCTTCCAGTACCTCCAGCCGGACGCCTACGCCTACCTCCAGACCCGGCTGCGGACCCGGCAGGAGGAGCGGCAGCAGCTCATCGAACAGGCGGTCGAGCAACTGCGCGAGGCCCTGGAAGACGACCTCGAACTCCCCGAGTGGGTCAGTGACATCGACATCGCGGGCCGCAGCAAGCACCTCTGGAGCATCCACAACAAGATGCAAAAGGAGGGCAAGGCGCTCGAGCAGATTTTCGACCTCCTCGCCATCCGGGTGATGCTGACGCCAAAAGAGCTCACCATCCCCCCCGGCACCGACGAGAAGAGGCGCGAGCGGGCCGAGGAAACGCGCGAGAAACGCATCTGCTACCACACCGTTTCCATCGTGCATTCGATGTGGACGCCGCTGCCGGGCCGCTTCAAGGACTACATCGCGGTGCCCAAGCCCAACGGCTACCAGAGCCTGCACACCACCGTAATCAGCCAGAGCGGCCAGCCTATCGAGGTGCAGATTCGCTCCCGCCGGATGCACGAGGTCGCCGAGTACGGGGTCGCCGCCCACTGGATGTACAAGCAGGGGAGTGCCCTGGCGCAGCGCGACCGCGAGAACTGGATCGCGCAACTGCGCGAACTGCAAAACGAGATCAACGACGCCTCGGACTACATGGACGCGGTCAAGACCGACATCCTCTCGCAGCGGGTGCGGGTCTTCACGCCCAAGGGCCTGGCGATCAGCCTCCCAGCGGGCAGCACCCCGGTGGACTTCGCGTACCACATCCACACCCGCATCGGGGAGACGACGGTGGGGGCGCGGGTCAACGGCTCGATCGTGCCGCTGTCGCACAAGCTGCAAAACGGCGACATGGTCGAGATCGTGACCTCCAAAAACAGCAAGCCGAACCAGGGCTGGCTGAACTTCGTGGTGACGCGCTCGGCCCGCGCCAAGATTCGCCACTACTTCCGGCAGCAGGAGCGCGACGAGGCCCTGGAGCGCGGCCACGACCTGCTGGAGCGCTACCTGCGCAAGCGGCACCTGCCCGTGCGCCAACTGATGCGGACCAAGCTGCTCGAAGACGCCGCGCAAAAGCTGCTGGGCACCCGCAACCCCGACGACCTGTACCTCGCCCTGCACGCGGGCAAGCTGACCCCCAGCGTGGTGGGGCGGCTG
It includes:
- a CDS encoding thiolase family protein, coding for MSPASPAQPLQDRDVVIVSAVRTPIGAIRGSLSTVRPDDLAAQVIREAVARAGVSPDLIEEVILGCANQAGEDNRNVARMAALLAGLPDTVAGLTVNRLCASGLSAINTAARAIRNGDGDVYVAGGVESMTRAPLVMGKGAQPFANGNVTAYDTTLGWRFPNPAMEALFPLEAMGETAENIVERSRAGGVAGGEITREEQDAFALESQRRAVAALNAGTFRGEIVPVEVKGRKGVTVFDTDEHPRYKREGDTFSLATDEATLAGLKPAFRKGGSVTAGNASGLNDGAAALVLMSAGRAHELGIQPLARWVGAASAGVDPRVMGLGPVPATRKLMKRLGMELADVDLVELNEAFAAQALGCIRELGLDSERVNVNGGAIALGHPLGMSGARLVTTLTHELRRRGGRLGLATLCVGVGQGEAALIERVEA
- a CDS encoding 3-oxoacid CoA-transferase produces the protein MKTVPVLSLEEAARLVNPGQTLLVGGFGMTGNPVHLMHALAETGTGELTYVANNVSEPGLSGGRLLRNGQIRKAVGSYFTSNPEAVKAYQAGELEVELLPQGTLAEALRAGGAGIGGFYTPTAAGTVIAEGADVRVLNGREMVFVPALRGDVALLRAWRADRAGNLQYRLTEQNFNPLMATAADLVIVEVEEIVDVGEIAPEHVHTPGLYVDYLVQASLTPDDLGSSADVKGGAKKVDESRLHMARRALQELRPGDVVNLGIGIPTLVADLITPEHGVILHTENGMLGVGPAPEGGGAMEYPVNAGKIPVTALPGASYFDSAASFGMIRGGHVDVAVMGGLQVDEAGNLANWAVPGKPLLGVGGAMDLASGARRLIVTMTHTEPGGAPKLVPECTLPLTARGRVDMVITDKAVFEFVDRQLTLTGLMPGATLEEVRATTAARFVERVGELTP
- a CDS encoding alpha/beta hydrolase; the encoded protein is MSAATSIPDGTRTRLTFPAGGERVPAVWLRPGAPAPGQPAALLLHGFSSRGDVMADAVGRALLRRGVASLSPDLPLHGTRGNPLELQALRNPLELARLWRLALREAGAGVDFLRGEAGRVGVVGYSLGSFLSVVLAAGRPEVAAVVLAAGGDLPGGTPLTAVARTVADPLRAARKLGPRPLLMLNGRHDPVIRPEQAERLYAAVSGPKDLRWWDGGHAVPSGAVDEGAEWLAGQLGAGR
- a CDS encoding TetR/AcrR family transcriptional regulator, whose amino-acid sequence is MKVDRHEQDEARRERIARVAFELFARGGLDEVSAQDIARAAYVSRTNLYRYFPSKVHMLLAHFEKAVQASRDDAVARLRAGANPQQVWAQVTARMADLGVRYRHLVGAVGQAVLGARPPANGQAEADRDAMTTAVTLVALVEPVLIAMRDRGVLRDGVDTRMAGALLVDACLLALLHGGHRDQREVLRDWQDRFSLILHGALAPGVSAGDVLAPPTHSGNGVTDTRRPGP
- a CDS encoding RelA/SpoT family protein, giving the protein MSELRTLIADRPEAEREAVERAYVFARDAHAGVSRKSGEPYITHPVAVAVILARLGMDTESLMAGLLHDTVEDVDGVTFEIIEREFGEGVRRIVEGETKVSKLSKQGSQQAEVRDTGRDMQAENLRQMLVAMTGDIRIIVVKLADRLHNMRTLGSMKPEKQVRIARETMEIFAPLAHRLGIGQIKWELEDLAFQYLQPDAYAYLQTRLRTRQEERQQLIEQAVEQLREALEDDLELPEWVSDIDIAGRSKHLWSIHNKMQKEGKALEQIFDLLAIRVMLTPKELTIPPGTDEKRRERAEETREKRICYHTVSIVHSMWTPLPGRFKDYIAVPKPNGYQSLHTTVISQSGQPIEVQIRSRRMHEVAEYGVAAHWMYKQGSALAQRDRENWIAQLRELQNEINDASDYMDAVKTDILSQRVRVFTPKGLAISLPAGSTPVDFAYHIHTRIGETTVGARVNGSIVPLSHKLQNGDMVEIVTSKNSKPNQGWLNFVVTRSARAKIRHYFRQQERDEALERGHDLLERYLRKRHLPVRQLMRTKLLEDAAQKLLGTRNPDDLYLALHAGKLTPSVVGRLLSPSLAQEQADAVARRAAPSPRPPTPGGVYVEGLSTTTKLANCCNPIRGDQIMGYLTRGRGVSIHRIDCPNMIRLLKDEPERCVAASWDSGTPGGTIVDLDVVAPDRQGLLADVLGAIAAEKRSPMKIEAGVGADGVAHILLRLAVTGQADLETVREAVRRVPGITDVVRLGKSGGRGRASA